One window of the Flavobacteriaceae bacterium YJPT1-3 genome contains the following:
- a CDS encoding SusC/RagA family TonB-linked outer membrane protein, whose protein sequence is MKTKFCGLLTLLLVLVAHISFAQSKAITGTVTDDSGVPLPGVNIVVKGTSDGTQSDFDGNYSILANQGDVLVFSYIGFSPQERTVGAANVINVQLEAGEALEEVVVTAQGIRREKKALGYAVSTVQSEDLEQRTEGDVARVLSGKASGVAITSASGTSGSATNVVIRGYNSINGSNQALFIVDGVPFSSDTNNSGTGVNASAFNGNTGSSRFLDLDPNNIAKVEVLKGLAAATLYGTQGRNGVILITTKAGAANTGAPKKNEITVNQSYFVNEIASFPEYQNTYGNGFDQSFGWFFSNWGPSFEPGGVSGYLQDNTIAADGTIEHPYSTTNVASTREAFPELQGTRYDWRPYDNVKQFFRKGAISNTSINFNGGSDDGNTVYNVNFGHLDEEGFLPGNTQRRTTLSVGGRTKLSNKFTIAGTLNFSRNDVVTPPVAASRGNGTLGLSVFANVFFTPRSVDLMGLPFQNPITGGSVYYRNGNDIINPRWIVANISNTQLTHRVFGTASVTYDISDNLNVLYRAGLDFYNERNVNGANRGGVEFNRAIFGALDTFDNNARIWNHDLIFNGDFDLSDRFGLSFNIGASTRSREFDRQGASSTGQLVFGIQRHFNYETTLPIQFTTFQNIVGVFGQASLDFDDMLYLTLSSRTDWVSNLTTENNNKTYPSASVSFLPTAAFEGLRSDGGLNFLKLRAGYGTSAGFPDGFPTVSVAEQNTLVRGDDGGITTNQVDNFRANPDLKPELISEFELGFDTRLFNNRVSLEFSYFNRATEDLIVFENLAPSTGFTLTQTNIGKVEGDGYEADLAVDVFKSDDGFNWNSRLNFTTSEQIVTELSQDIIVYAGSLDPVLGGNAAIRGEQLGVIVGTQIGRDDNGNFLTNSAGNYVIDEDETLADGRSITPIIGNPNPDYVMNWINSLSFKNWNLGFQISHTKGGDVAAATVATLLGRGLIVETEDRLNTYVLPGINQNTGQPNEIQINNSTYYFSNLLFGPKELTVYDGSVIRLQEISLGYSFSKKALERTPFGSLSVTAQGFNLWFDAYNTPDGANFDPNVAGLGVGNGRGFDYLNGPSSRRYGLSVKASF, encoded by the coding sequence ATGAAAACAAAATTTTGTGGATTACTAACACTATTACTGGTGTTAGTCGCGCATATTTCTTTTGCGCAATCAAAAGCAATTACCGGAACGGTTACCGATGACAGCGGTGTACCTTTACCTGGCGTTAACATCGTGGTAAAGGGAACTTCTGACGGTACCCAGTCAGATTTTGACGGTAATTACAGCATTTTAGCAAATCAAGGAGATGTCTTAGTATTTTCCTACATCGGTTTTTCTCCTCAGGAGCGAACAGTAGGAGCTGCTAATGTCATCAATGTACAATTAGAAGCAGGAGAAGCTCTAGAAGAGGTGGTAGTTACCGCTCAGGGGATTCGCCGGGAGAAAAAAGCTCTTGGTTATGCGGTGAGTACTGTACAAAGCGAAGACCTGGAGCAACGTACCGAAGGCGATGTTGCCCGTGTTCTTTCTGGTAAGGCATCTGGGGTAGCGATTACCTCTGCAAGTGGTACTTCCGGATCTGCAACCAACGTAGTTATTCGTGGTTACAACTCCATTAACGGAAGTAACCAGGCTTTATTTATTGTGGATGGTGTTCCTTTTAGTAGTGACACTAACAATAGTGGAACTGGAGTCAATGCCAGTGCCTTTAACGGTAACACCGGTTCTTCCCGTTTCTTAGATCTTGATCCTAACAACATTGCCAAGGTCGAGGTACTTAAAGGATTGGCCGCGGCTACACTTTATGGTACACAGGGACGTAACGGAGTTATCCTCATTACTACAAAAGCAGGTGCTGCGAATACAGGCGCTCCTAAAAAAAATGAAATTACCGTTAATCAGTCTTACTTTGTGAATGAAATTGCTTCATTCCCAGAATACCAGAACACTTACGGTAACGGTTTTGACCAGTCATTTGGTTGGTTCTTCTCCAACTGGGGTCCTAGTTTTGAGCCAGGAGGCGTTTCTGGATATCTTCAAGACAACACCATCGCAGCTGATGGAACCATCGAGCACCCGTATTCAACTACTAACGTAGCTTCAACTCGTGAGGCTTTCCCAGAATTACAAGGGACGCGTTATGACTGGAGACCTTATGATAACGTAAAGCAGTTTTTTAGAAAAGGAGCAATCAGCAATACGTCGATCAACTTTAATGGTGGATCGGATGATGGAAATACGGTATATAACGTAAATTTTGGTCACCTGGACGAAGAAGGTTTCCTTCCTGGAAACACTCAACGTCGTACTACTCTATCGGTAGGTGGTCGTACTAAACTTTCGAACAAATTCACCATTGCCGGTACCTTGAACTTCTCGCGAAATGATGTGGTAACTCCACCTGTTGCAGCGAGTCGTGGTAACGGTACCTTAGGTTTATCGGTATTTGCAAACGTGTTCTTTACTCCACGTAGTGTCGACTTGATGGGATTACCCTTCCAAAACCCAATTACTGGCGGTAGCGTTTACTATCGTAACGGTAACGACATCATCAACCCACGCTGGATCGTAGCAAACATCTCTAATACGCAGTTGACACACCGCGTATTCGGTACGGCTTCAGTAACCTATGATATTTCTGACAACTTAAATGTTCTTTATCGTGCAGGTTTAGACTTCTATAATGAGCGCAACGTCAACGGTGCCAACCGTGGTGGTGTTGAATTTAACCGAGCTATCTTTGGTGCATTAGACACCTTCGATAACAATGCTCGTATCTGGAACCATGACTTGATCTTCAACGGTGACTTTGATCTTAGTGATCGTTTCGGTTTATCGTTCAACATTGGTGCATCAACACGTTCTAGAGAGTTTGACCGTCAGGGCGCAAGTAGTACAGGCCAATTGGTATTTGGCATTCAGCGTCACTTCAACTATGAGACTACCTTGCCTATTCAGTTTACCACCTTCCAAAACATTGTTGGTGTATTCGGACAAGCGTCTCTTGATTTTGATGACATGCTATACTTAACCTTGTCGTCTAGAACTGACTGGGTTTCTAACCTGACTACAGAGAACAACAATAAGACGTATCCGTCTGCAAGTGTCTCCTTCCTGCCTACAGCAGCCTTTGAGGGACTACGTTCTGATGGTGGTCTTAACTTCTTGAAATTACGTGCGGGTTACGGTACCTCTGCAGGTTTCCCTGATGGATTTCCTACGGTATCCGTTGCTGAGCAAAACACTTTAGTCCGTGGTGATGACGGTGGAATTACTACGAACCAGGTGGATAACTTCCGTGCAAACCCTGACTTGAAGCCAGAGCTTATCTCTGAATTCGAACTTGGTTTCGATACTCGATTATTCAACAATCGTGTAAGTCTTGAATTCTCTTACTTCAATAGAGCTACTGAAGACCTGATCGTTTTTGAGAACTTGGCTCCTTCCACCGGATTTACTTTGACCCAAACCAACATTGGTAAGGTAGAAGGTGACGGTTACGAAGCTGACTTAGCGGTAGACGTATTCAAGAGTGATGATGGATTCAACTGGAATTCTCGTTTAAACTTCACCACTAGTGAGCAAATCGTTACAGAATTATCGCAAGATATCATTGTTTACGCCGGTTCCTTAGACCCCGTATTAGGTGGTAACGCAGCTATTCGCGGAGAGCAACTAGGGGTTATCGTTGGTACACAGATTGGGCGAGATGACAATGGCAACTTTTTAACTAACTCTGCCGGTAACTATGTTATCGATGAGGATGAAACTTTAGCAGATGGTCGTTCGATCACTCCTATCATTGGTAATCCTAATCCAGACTATGTAATGAACTGGATCAACTCCCTTTCATTCAAAAACTGGAATTTAGGTTTCCAGATCAGTCACACCAAGGGTGGTGATGTAGCAGCCGCTACTGTAGCTACTCTACTAGGTCGTGGTCTTATCGTTGAAACTGAAGATCGTTTGAACACTTATGTGCTGCCAGGTATTAACCAGAACACAGGACAGCCAAACGAAATCCAGATCAACAACTCTACATACTATTTCTCTAACTTATTGTTTGGTCCTAAAGAATTGACCGTATACGATGGATCGGTGATCCGTCTACAGGAAATCTCCTTAGGATACAGCTTTAGTAAAAAGGCTTTAGAAAGAACTCCTTTTGGATCATTAAGCGTAACTGCACAAGGATTTAACCTGTGGTTCGATGCTTACAATACTCCAGATGGTGCAAACTTTGATCCTAACGTAGCTGGTCTAGGTGTAGGTAACGGTAGAGGTTTTGACTACTTGAACGGACCAAGTTCAAGACGATATGGTCTAAGCGTAAAAGCATCATTCTAA
- a CDS encoding RagB/SusD family nutrient uptake outer membrane protein codes for MKKYFQLLFILTLAIGLHSCDDELNELQPFTEGNPETFFTDVASFQLGVDGAYSQLRNYYASSGSGMQGIPDILSDNAILVQSGRRSNQDYFNWVYVASTGGAIPLYFSEAYEAVNAANLVIGQIDNLADGPEKDNILGQALATRAFAHFDLVRTYAKIPTQSADAGSSPGIVYMKVEDGDTGDPLDNPARETVASNYAEIIGDLEAAADLIEPTTTVAGRMDGNSVNGLLSRVYLYTGDWQNAIDAANRVTTPIAGINEIALIYTDESDAGLVIEFPVNTTSESGFSNVGVLYSQSNSGATISEYAVEFEFSQSLQNNDVRTDIIQFVGTNADNDYNAIKKFLGETGQVNGRVDLKPLRAAEVLLNKAEAQFNLGLEADALATLDELRIERFEDFNPATDGGETGAALEEAIQYNRRVELAFEGHRFFDLKRRGESIVRSNNGDIIDGSGTPPVNLTLPAGNFRFQLPIPIGEINANPNFAQNEGY; via the coding sequence ATGAAAAAATATTTTCAACTACTATTCATACTGACATTAGCCATAGGGCTACACTCGTGTGATGATGAATTAAATGAACTCCAGCCCTTTACCGAGGGGAATCCGGAAACCTTCTTTACGGATGTTGCAAGTTTCCAATTAGGTGTTGATGGAGCTTATAGTCAATTGAGAAATTACTACGCTTCTTCAGGGTCAGGAATGCAGGGAATTCCCGACATTCTATCAGACAATGCTATTCTGGTTCAGAGCGGAAGACGTTCTAATCAAGATTATTTTAACTGGGTTTACGTAGCAAGTACTGGTGGAGCTATTCCATTGTACTTTAGTGAAGCCTATGAAGCAGTCAATGCTGCCAATTTAGTTATTGGTCAGATCGACAATCTCGCTGACGGACCGGAAAAAGACAACATTCTGGGACAGGCTTTAGCCACTAGAGCGTTTGCACATTTTGATCTGGTTCGAACCTACGCTAAAATACCTACTCAGAGCGCTGATGCCGGAAGCTCACCAGGTATTGTATACATGAAAGTGGAAGACGGTGATACTGGTGATCCCCTCGATAATCCAGCACGTGAAACGGTAGCCTCCAATTATGCCGAAATTATTGGTGATCTAGAGGCAGCTGCCGACCTGATCGAACCGACCACCACCGTAGCAGGCAGAATGGATGGAAATTCTGTAAACGGTTTGCTATCTCGTGTTTACTTGTATACTGGAGATTGGCAAAATGCAATTGATGCCGCTAACCGGGTCACAACGCCTATCGCTGGTATCAATGAAATAGCCTTAATTTATACGGATGAATCAGATGCCGGTTTAGTCATTGAATTCCCTGTAAACACAACCTCAGAGAGTGGCTTCAGCAATGTAGGTGTACTCTACAGTCAATCTAATTCAGGGGCGACTATTTCAGAATATGCCGTAGAATTTGAATTCTCTCAAAGCCTTCAAAATAATGATGTTCGTACAGACATCATCCAATTTGTGGGTACTAATGCTGATAATGACTACAATGCTATTAAAAAGTTTCTTGGTGAGACCGGACAGGTGAATGGCCGAGTAGATCTTAAGCCGTTACGGGCCGCTGAAGTATTGCTTAACAAAGCTGAGGCTCAATTTAATTTAGGATTAGAAGCAGATGCATTAGCCACTTTAGATGAGCTAAGAATAGAGCGCTTCGAAGATTTTAATCCTGCCACTGACGGTGGAGAAACTGGTGCTGCACTGGAAGAAGCTATTCAATACAACCGTAGAGTGGAATTGGCTTTCGAGGGGCACCGCTTTTTCGACCTCAAACGTCGCGGTGAATCTATTGTACGTTCAAACAACGGGGATATAATTGATGGCTCAGGAACGCCTCCTGTGAATTTGACTTTACCTGCAGGAAATTTCAGATTCCAGCTTCCTATTCCTATTGGAGAAATTAATGCCAATCCTAATTTTGCTCAGAATGAGGGCTACTAA
- a CDS encoding TonB-dependent receptor — translation MKTKFSGILALFFALVAQIAFAQTKTVTGTVTDDTGVPLPGVNVIVDGTTRGTQTNFDGNYSIQASEGDVLVFSFVGFTPVERTVGTSNDISVSLEAGSLLEEVVVTGYGARSKTLSTSAVSTVTSEEIEDFVPSTSVDNILQGKAAGVQVTAANGRPGQTAFVQIRGVGSINAGTTPLYIVDGVPIDANDVNNINPNDIASFSILKDAATVSLYGSRGANGVVVITTKQGKVGDSKIVFRSSVGYGERIEDPFTLMNAAQKLELERQYAALGLGAASSLPGATATGADRDFLLSLDTNWEEELLRQSFIQSNSLSISGGSDKMTYFLSLGYDKNTGIIDRIDGFERVSARLNTTYQAKDWLGITTNLTVARNTTDLPRDRNNVQNPFRAMYDYNPYEPLFLTERDGTIVRDGNGDPVYNPTRSGFPIALALQTEPEDNRNFLIIGNLAADITITDKFSNRFSVGATSNRFNRTNRSLAGGVLQGFVGDANFPGTQTDEMNIDFQYNVNNIFSYNDSFGKHNLNADFLLEYNENIFTDLFATSRGFPSPNIPYQDIAAEAVNAGSDEARRVLFSQGLFVNYDYDAKYILSGSVRRDGSSRFGPDNKYGYFYSGSAAWNIAREDFLQDTFVNDLKLRASYGTAGNQAIPNFEFLNLLGFGTYNGTSTAIPLGIGNPEIQWEAQATLDIGLEYSLFNNRLSGVFDYFKKTSEDLLLNRPISNTAGDEDNAIFSNIGEIENSGFEISINAILVRNENFRVTVGGNAAFLDNEVVSLVDGEDILRGNTILREGEEINSFNLVRYAGVNPANGEPLYFDAEGNVTNQFSDDFQTLLEGKSPAANFEGGFFGDFRYKGFGIRGDFVFKQGNYILNFQRQAGVAIGNIDSNQRLEAFNYWKQPGDQNVLPNPLYFATADQTSTRFLEKGDYLRLRTLTISYDLPSKFLENVGIDSFRVYATGQNIWTLTEYNGDPEIGLGSAETSEPGDAGFIPGQFSLFSYPQTKSYTFGIDIGL, via the coding sequence ATGAAAACAAAGTTTAGTGGAATACTAGCGTTATTTTTCGCGCTAGTGGCGCAAATAGCGTTTGCGCAAACAAAGACGGTAACGGGTACCGTAACAGATGATACAGGAGTTCCTTTACCGGGAGTGAATGTAATTGTAGATGGCACCACCCGTGGTACTCAAACCAATTTTGATGGTAACTACAGCATACAGGCTTCAGAAGGAGACGTTTTGGTCTTTTCTTTTGTAGGGTTCACACCGGTTGAACGCACTGTAGGTACATCAAATGATATTTCCGTATCACTTGAAGCAGGAAGTCTTTTGGAAGAAGTGGTTGTGACTGGATACGGCGCACGATCTAAAACACTTTCAACTTCTGCAGTTTCAACGGTTACCTCAGAAGAGATAGAGGATTTTGTACCATCTACTTCCGTAGACAACATCCTTCAGGGTAAAGCCGCCGGGGTGCAGGTTACAGCGGCCAATGGACGGCCGGGTCAAACCGCCTTCGTCCAGATTCGTGGTGTAGGGTCTATTAACGCTGGCACTACGCCCTTGTATATTGTAGATGGTGTACCTATTGATGCTAATGACGTCAATAACATCAACCCTAATGACATTGCTTCCTTTAGTATTCTAAAAGACGCAGCAACTGTTTCTCTTTACGGTTCACGTGGGGCGAATGGAGTTGTGGTAATCACGACTAAACAAGGTAAAGTAGGAGACTCTAAAATTGTTTTTCGTTCCTCAGTAGGATACGGCGAGCGAATAGAAGACCCATTTACCTTAATGAACGCTGCTCAGAAGTTAGAATTAGAGCGGCAGTACGCTGCTTTAGGTCTTGGTGCCGCTAGCAGTCTTCCTGGAGCCACTGCAACTGGAGCAGACCGTGATTTCCTTCTTTCTCTAGATACTAATTGGGAAGAAGAATTATTGAGACAATCATTCATCCAGTCCAATTCCTTATCCATTTCTGGAGGTAGTGATAAAATGACTTATTTCCTCTCTCTTGGATATGATAAGAACACGGGTATAATTGATCGTATTGATGGCTTTGAGCGTGTTTCCGCTCGACTTAATACTACATATCAAGCTAAAGATTGGTTAGGAATAACGACCAATCTTACTGTAGCAAGAAATACTACTGATCTTCCTCGAGACAGAAACAATGTTCAGAATCCATTCCGAGCTATGTATGATTATAACCCTTATGAGCCGTTGTTTTTGACGGAACGCGATGGAACAATCGTAAGAGACGGAAACGGAGATCCGGTTTATAACCCTACTCGAAGTGGTTTTCCTATTGCTCTAGCCTTACAAACAGAACCCGAGGATAATAGAAACTTCCTAATCATTGGAAATCTCGCTGCTGATATCACGATTACGGATAAATTCTCTAATCGTTTCAGTGTAGGAGCTACCAGTAATCGATTCAACAGAACGAATCGATCCTTAGCAGGTGGTGTTCTTCAAGGTTTTGTGGGTGACGCTAATTTCCCAGGAACTCAAACCGATGAAATGAACATTGATTTTCAATACAATGTGAATAACATTTTCAGCTATAATGATTCATTCGGGAAACATAATCTAAATGCTGATTTTCTATTGGAATACAACGAAAACATTTTTACAGATTTGTTTGCGACCAGCAGAGGATTCCCTTCTCCTAACATTCCGTATCAAGATATTGCTGCAGAAGCTGTCAATGCCGGGTCTGACGAAGCGAGAAGAGTTTTGTTTTCTCAAGGTCTATTCGTGAATTACGATTACGATGCTAAATACATTCTTTCTGGATCGGTAAGACGTGATGGATCGTCTCGATTTGGTCCCGACAATAAGTATGGTTACTTCTACAGCGGTAGTGCCGCCTGGAATATAGCGCGTGAGGACTTCTTGCAGGATACTTTCGTGAATGACCTTAAGCTAAGAGCCTCCTACGGTACGGCGGGTAACCAGGCTATTCCTAATTTCGAATTCCTTAACTTGTTAGGCTTTGGCACCTACAATGGAACATCTACTGCCATACCTTTAGGAATTGGAAACCCGGAAATTCAATGGGAAGCGCAAGCTACCTTGGATATCGGTCTTGAATATTCCCTTTTTAACAATCGTTTGAGTGGTGTTTTTGATTACTTCAAAAAAACCTCAGAAGATCTGTTGCTGAACCGCCCAATATCCAACACCGCTGGAGATGAGGACAATGCAATCTTTTCAAACATTGGAGAAATAGAAAATTCAGGTTTTGAAATTTCCATTAACGCCATATTGGTGCGTAATGAAAACTTCAGAGTAACAGTTGGAGGTAATGCTGCCTTCCTGGACAATGAAGTAGTTTCATTGGTTGATGGAGAAGATATTCTTAGAGGCAACACCATTCTTCGTGAAGGAGAAGAGATCAATTCCTTCAATTTGGTGCGCTACGCCGGGGTCAACCCAGCCAATGGTGAGCCTTTATATTTTGATGCAGAAGGCAATGTAACCAATCAATTTAGTGATGACTTCCAGACTTTATTGGAAGGAAAGTCACCCGCTGCAAATTTTGAAGGTGGTTTCTTTGGAGACTTCCGATACAAAGGTTTTGGTATTCGTGGAGACTTTGTCTTTAAGCAAGGAAATTACATCCTAAACTTCCAGAGACAAGCGGGTGTCGCTATTGGGAACATCGATAGCAACCAAAGATTAGAAGCATTCAATTATTGGAAGCAACCGGGAGATCAAAACGTGCTGCCGAATCCTCTATATTTTGCAACTGCTGATCAGACCTCTACGCGATTCCTAGAGAAGGGAGATTACCTGAGACTAAGAACACTGACCATCTCTTACGATTTGCCTAGCAAATTCTTGGAAAACGTAGGGATTGACTCTTTCCGTGTCTACGCAACAGGTCAAAATATCTGGACCTTAACCGAATATAATGGAGATCCGGAAATTGGATTGGGTTCTGCAGAAACCTCTGAACCCGGCGATGCTGGTTTCATCCCAGGACAGTTTTCCTTATTTAGTTATCCACAAACCAAGTCCTATACCTTTGGTATTGACATTGGTCTATAA
- the rpsL gene encoding 30S ribosomal protein S12 translates to MPTISQLVRKGRAKITKKSKSAALDSCPQRRGVCTRVYTTTPKKPNSAMRKVARVRLTNGKEVNAYIGGEGHNLQEHSIVLVRGGRVKDLPGVRYHIVRGALDTAGVEGRLQRRSKYGAKRPKK, encoded by the coding sequence ATGCCAACAATTTCACAATTAGTACGAAAAGGAAGGGCCAAAATAACCAAGAAGAGTAAATCGGCTGCTTTAGATTCGTGCCCGCAACGCCGCGGTGTTTGTACGCGTGTGTACACCACTACTCCTAAGAAACCTAACTCTGCGATGCGTAAAGTAGCGCGTGTTAGATTGACCAATGGAAAAGAGGTGAACGCTTACATCGGTGGTGAAGGACACAATCTTCAAGAGCACTCGATAGTATTGGTTAGAGGCGGAAGGGTTAAAGATTTGCCCGGTGTACGTTATCACATTGTTCGCGGTGCATTAGACACAGCGGGTGTAGAAGGAAGACTTCAGCGTAGATCGAAGTACGGAGCAAAGCGACCCAAGAAGTAA
- the rpsG gene encoding 30S ribosomal protein S7, with translation MRKRQAKKRPLLPDPKFNDQLVTRFVNMMMWDGKKSVAFKIFYDALDIVEEKKQDEEKTALEIWKEALGNVMPHVEVRSRRVGGATFQIPMQIRPDRKISTAMKWLISYSRKRNEKSMALKLASEILAAAKEEGAAVKKRSDTHKMAEANKAFSHFRF, from the coding sequence ATGAGAAAAAGACAGGCCAAAAAGAGACCCCTTTTACCGGATCCTAAGTTTAACGATCAATTGGTTACACGTTTTGTAAACATGATGATGTGGGACGGGAAGAAGTCGGTCGCTTTCAAAATTTTCTATGATGCCCTTGACATTGTAGAAGAGAAAAAACAAGATGAAGAGAAGACTGCCCTGGAAATCTGGAAGGAAGCTCTTGGAAATGTAATGCCGCACGTGGAAGTGCGCAGCCGCCGTGTAGGTGGAGCCACATTCCAGATCCCGATGCAGATCCGCCCGGATCGCAAGATTTCTACCGCTATGAAGTGGTTGATCAGTTATTCGCGTAAGCGTAACGAAAAGTCAATGGCGTTAAAACTGGCTTCAGAGATCTTAGCGGCAGCGAAAGAAGAAGGAGCGGCAGTGAAGAAACGTTCAGATACCCATAAAATGGCAGAAGCTAACAAAGCATTCTCTCACTTTAGATTCTAA